A DNA window from Macadamia integrifolia cultivar HAES 741 chromosome 4, SCU_Mint_v3, whole genome shotgun sequence contains the following coding sequences:
- the LOC122077179 gene encoding kinesin-like protein KIN-7N, translated as MEKICVAVRVRPAVSQEVPNGTFWRVEDNRISLHRPLGTPVSGASYAFDHVFDENCTNVKVYDLLAKDIIRSAVEGFNGTAFAYGQTSSGKTFTMNGSENDPGIIHLAVKDIFQNIQMQSDREFLVRVSYMEIYNEEINDLFAPENQKLQIHESLERGIFVSGLREEIVNDAEQLLKLIEVGQANQHFGETNMNARSSRSHTIFRMVIESKGKDTISSGDYSSSDAIRVSVLNLVDLAGSERIAKTGAGGVRLKEGKHINKSLMILGNVINKLSDGGKQRGHIPYRDSKLTRILQSALGGNAKTSIICTVAPEEVHIEETKGTLQFASRAKRITNCAQVNEILTDAALLKRQKLEIEELRKKLQGSRLEVLEQEILKLRNEMLMYEKERENLATELEDERRSHKERDRCFREQQMKIDNLSSFVTCSEHASNSVQCSSEHSVPHSGLGLENWGKFSVTQSFKEEESHRRISADGFRTPCFKATPNAFVVKRSNYSKLSDSSPVPDNFCDVADEDMWLKLNKGFTTDLDSLQITPSRKPQSLPSSTVSPGYSIDYFKEEVQNLKRKLEHTIDEKNELERDHAKQLLLNDQLMREMSELQQESSLIREIPQKMCESVSNCKDIYKDVFSIMQSFVADERSMASKLLSSTREIGITLFSTLEGHFGMATGGYKVVTGESSLTEEQQKVLLERLSDTITNLASLETLNVEQKYLRTAACTSEYEGPSTGGVNATLAEKFGSDLNTVTEKYQSLDKEFHYNSKLLEASIERCHSLERECNLMKEEKASLVQKLSKSSQKLALVTDQKENVLNELNLEVQRRKDLENKVKQFNQDFTHQRRIFMSFRSELKSQMENFKAHTRAPISNLLGY; from the exons GAACTGCCTTTGCGTATGGACAGACCAGTAGTGGCAAGACTTTTACCATGAATGGTTCTGAAAATGATCCGGGAATTATTCACCTAGCTGTGAAGGATATATTCCAAAACATTCAGATG CAAAGTGACAGGGAATTTTTAGTTCGAGTTTCCTACATGGAAATTTACAATGAAGAAATCAATGATCTTTTTGCCCCCGAGAATCAGAAGCTTCAAATTCATGAGAGCCTGGAG CGGGGAATCTTTGTTTCAGGCCTGAGAGAGGAAATTGTGAATGATGCTGAACAATTGCTTAAACTCATTGAAGTTGGACAAG CTAATCAGCACTTTGGTGAGACAAATATGAATGCTCGAAGTAGCAGATCCCACACCATATTCAGGATG GTTATTGAAAGCAAAGGCAAAGATACAATTTCTTCTGGAGATTATTCGAGTTCAGATGCCATCCGTGTATCTGTCCTG AATTTGGTTGATTTAGCTGGATCTGAGCGGATTGCAAAAACTGGAGCCGGTGGAGTGCGTTTGAAGGAAGGAAAACACATTAACAAGAGCTTAATGATTCTTGGAAATGTGATAAACAAATTGAGTGATGGTGGGAAGCAAAG GGGGCATATTCCATATCGAGATAGTAAGCTTACTCGGATACTGCAATCTGCTCTTGGGGGTAATGCTAAAACATCTATCATTTGTACAGTAGCACCAGAAGAG GTTCACATAGAGGAAACAAAGGGAACTCTTCAGTTTGCCAGTAGAGCTAAACGCATTACCAATTGTGCTCAAGTCAATGAG ATCCTGACTGATGCAGCCTTATTAAAGCGACAAAAGCTAGAGATAGAGGAACTACGTAAGAAACTTCAG GGATCTCGTTTGGAGGTTCTGGAGCAAGAGATCTTGAAACTGCGTAATGAAATGCTCATG TATGAAAAAGAACGTGAAAACCTTGCAACGGAACTCGAGGATGAGAGGAGATCACATAAAGAACGAGATAGGTGTTTCAGGGAACAACAGATGAAAATAGATAACCTTAGTAGCTTTGTTACATGTTCAGAACATGCTAGTAACTCAGTTCAG TGCAGCAGTGAGCATTCTGTTCCACATAGTGGATTAGGCCTTGAGAACTGGGGGAAG TTTTCTGTAACACAAAGcttcaaggaagaagaaagccaCAGGAGAATATCTGCAGATGGTTTTAGGACACCTTGTTTTAAAGCGACTCCTAATGCTTTCGTTGTAAAGCGTTCAAATTATTCAAAGTTATCTGATTCTAGCCCAGTGCCAGATAACTTTTGTGATGTTGCGGACGAAGACATGTGGTTGAAGCTGAACAAAGGCTTTACTACTGACCTTGATTCACTCCAGATTACTCCTAGCAGGAAACCACAGTCATTGCCATCAAGTACTGTATCTCCT GGTTATtccattgattatttcaaagAGGAGGTTCAAAACTTGAAGAGAAAATTGGAGCATACTATTGATGAAAAGAATGAACTTGAG AGAGATCATGCTAAACAACTACTTCTGAACGATCAGCTGATGAGGGAGATGTCTGAACTTCAGCAAGAATCATCATTAATTCGAGAAATCCCACAGAAAATGTGTGAGTCTGTATCAAACTGCAAGGATATTTATAAAGATGTTTTCTCAATCATGCAG AGTTTTGTAGCTGATGAAAGGTCAATGGCTTCGAAATTACTTTCAAGCACAAGAGAGATTGGTATAACCCTCTTCTCCACTTTAGAAGGCCATTTTGGAATGGCTACTGGAGGTTACAAGGTTGTGACTGGGGAGAGTTCTTTAACTGAAGAGCAACAAAAAGTGCTTCTTGAGCGTTTAAGTGACACAATTACAAATTTGGCATCTTTGGAAACACTAAATGTTGAACAAAAGTATTTGAGGACTGCAGCATGCACCAGCGAATATGAG GGACCATCTACGGGAGGGGTTAATGCCACTTTGGCAGAGAAGTTTGGCAGTGATCTTAACACAGTTACAGAGAAATACCAGTCCCTGGATAAAGAATTTCATTACAATAGCAAGCTCTTGGAGGCTTCTATTGAAAGATGCCATAGCTTGGAAAGAGAGTGCAATCTAATGAAAGAGGAGAAGGCCTCTTTGGTTCAGAAACTATCGAAATCCTCACAGAAACTTGCGTTGGTAACCGACCAGAAGGAGAACGTCTTGAACGAGTTGAACTTAGAAGTACAGAGGAGGAAGGATCTTGAGAATAAGGTAAAGCAGTTCAACCAGGATTTCACTCATCAACGAAGAATCTTCATGTCTTTCCGTAGTGAGTTAAAATCACAAATGGAGAATTTCAAAGCCCATACTCGTGCTCCAATATCAAATCTGCTTGGATATTGA
- the LOC122077064 gene encoding LOW QUALITY PROTEIN: growth-regulating factor 1-like (The sequence of the model RefSeq protein was modified relative to this genomic sequence to represent the inferred CDS: inserted 2 bases in 1 codon), translating into MDFGVVGLDGFVGSENGFTPLVSETEARQKCYVSGFLKQERSGAGEDDWRSSKMARTDDLSASKTMLLHQNTSSLLRSNSMFPDGHHQSQMLSFSSPKSENDGALAERALQNAVFSHYSSPSSAYTRSTGLGYGSLNASMHGILTGVRGPFTPSQWMELEHQALIYKYITANAPIPSNLLIPIRKALNPTGYSGLSVGSLRSSTLGWGPFHLGFSGNTDPEPGRCRRTDGKKWRCSRDAVADQKYCERHMNRGRHRSRKPVEGQTGHAVSGSASSKVMPVASSSSASEVSSGGASNSLTITQHHQIQNLQPGAAANTSAASHVNRALINKGNLGDRMQDQQGLSILSPSTNLKPKDTLFSVPKQQNPFEDSSRTEFGLLSSDSLINPSSRGGSGSFLSSSRNFGSFSPDLNDRDPQAHQHHPLRHFIDDWPENRSDRSAVTAAWPEVEEIQSDRTQLSISIPVASSDFSSSSPSPTQEKLKLSPLRLSRELDPIQMGLGVGSILSEPTMATQRQMNWIPRPWENSMGGPLGEVLNNNSNKTTAPTSTSTSAVAVSCKDSSVSALNLMTEAWDGSPRLGSSSSPTGVLQKATFGSFSNSSSGSSPXELRSKTHIGVSLCDDLVGSTLL; encoded by the exons ATGGATTTTGGGGTGGTTGGTTTGGATGGTTTTGTGGGTTCTGAGAATGGTTTTACACCTCTAGTTTCAGAAACTGAAGCCAGGCAGAAGTGCTATGTATCTGGGTTCCTTAAGCAAGAGAGATCTGGAGCTGGGGAAGATGATTGGAGGAGCTCAAAAATGGCTAGAACTGATGATCTGTCAGCCTCAAAAACAATGCTGCTCCACCAAAATACTTCTTCGCTACTAAGATCTAATTCTATGTTCCCTGATGGTCACCACCAGTCACAAATGCTGAGTTTCTCTTCGCCCAAATCAGAAAACGATGGAGCTTTAGCAGAGAGGGCTTTACAAAATGCAGTTTTTTCTCACTATAGCAGTCCATCCTCTGCTTATACCAGGAGTACAG GTTTGGGTTATGGAAGCTTGAATGCAAGCATGCATGGGATTTTAACAGGGGTTAGAGGGCCATTCACTCCATCTCAATGGATGGAGCTGGAACACCAGGCCTTGATCTACAAGTACATCACTGCAAACGCTCCTATACCCTCTAATCTGCTCATCCCTATCAGGAAAGCTCTCAACCCGACAGGATATTCTGGCTTGTCTGTCGGATCCTTGAGATCGAGTACAT TGGGATGGGGTCCTTTCCATCTGGGTTTCTCGGGGAACACCGATCCCGAGCCGGGGAGGTGTCGTCGGACGGATGGGAAGAAATGGCGGTGCTCTAGAGATGCAGTTGCCGATCAGAAGTACTGTGAGCGGCACATGAACAGAGGCCGCCATCGTTCAAGAAAGCCTGTGGAAGGCCAGACTGGCCATGCCGTCTCCGGATCCGCCTCCTCTAAGGTGATGCCAGTGGCTTCCTCATCATCTGCTTCGGAGGTTTCAAGCGGCGGTGCATCCAACAGCCTCACCATCACGCAGCACCACCAGATACAGAACTTGCAGCCAGGTGCTGCTGCTAACACTTCTGCGGCCTCCCATGTCAACAG gGCCTTGATTAACAAAGGAAATTTGGGTGATCGAATGCAAGATCAGCAGGGTCTATCCATACTCTCCCCTAGCACGAACCTGAAACCCAAAGATACTCTGTTCTCTGTCCCAAAACAACAAAACCCATTCGAAGATTCCTCCCGCACAGAGTTCGGACTCCTGTCCTCCGATTCTCTCATCAACCCATCGAGCAGAGGTGGTTCAGGTTCCTTCTTGAGCAGCAGCAGAAACTTTGGTTCTTTTTCCCCTGACCTCAACGACCGGGATCCCCAAGCCCATCAACATCATCCTCTCCGCCACTTCATCGACGACTGGCCGGAGAACAGGTCAGATAGGTCAGCCGTGACTGCTGCCTGGCCGGAGGTAGAAGAAATCCAGTCAGACCGAACCCAGTTATCAATATCAATCCCAGTGGCTTCTTCAGATTTCTCATCGTCATCGCCCTCCCCCACCCAGGAGAAACTCAAGCTGTCACCGCTGAGATTGTCGCGTGAGTTGGACCCAATCCAGATGGGTTTAGGTGTGGGTAGCATACTGAGTGAGCCAACCATGGCCACCCAGCGACAGATGAACTGGATACCTAGGCCTTGGGAGAATTCCATGGGGGGACCTCTCGGGGAGGTCCtgaacaacaacagcaacaagaCCACTGCTCCTACTAGTACTAGTACTTCAGCAGTAGCAGTGTCCTGCAAGGACTCCTCTGTGTCGGCTCTAAACCTCATGACCGAAGCGTGGGATGGGAGCCCTCGGTTAGGGTCGTCGTCATCCCCGACTGGAGTCTTACAGAAGGCCACCTTTGGTTCCTTCTCTAACAGTAGCTCTGGTAGCAGCCC AGAGCTAAGAAGCAAGACCCACATTGGGGTTAGCCTTTGTGATGATCTCGTTGGTTCTACTCTCTTGTAG
- the LOC122077181 gene encoding uncharacterized protein LOC122077181 isoform X1, whose protein sequence is MASSSSVAKPGGTDESNRKLGELLQEQQEPFLLDVYLLERGYPSSTRRKGRKHHYSVTATSGCYPCSCPRNISDRNLKTFPTTTSGYGLKLNTPIRVVRNLSIPRNIHPRVPTTLRNINKLLSVSTSHRKTTKSHHFRACHDDGRVGIDAVAPSELEETIHHSQAAELGRVSSYITTTTTTTTTVFDSCSDRDKHHQEEVSASVSVSPSSNQQDHVRSSSAHHSQASKFWNLNQQEIATDKEYQWGCIEDCNKQLSPVSVLEEVSVPPPVSSLYIHLVNRQKPWEKPKTDGLRPRGRRTITTFTRREEDQEEKKAASTPIPNQLNNFRVTEDSILSASLWELLLQRSLAQKRGSGGTEAVLREFLGSEGLDSSSHSHSQYVKTKRLLQQTRQLLFDCVREAVEKYRTGSGRRRRRRCHGGLNRFVGPEELGRIICEEILVWGKQSVDIANVNQLIEADVSETMEEEGWSGFLNPHSHSIGNEIGLGIADAIMGEMSNEIVSDMIHISAFNTHKSKLKTSSSCSC, encoded by the exons ATGGCTTCCTCCTCCTCTGTTGCTAAACCAGGAGGCACCGATGAGTCTAATAGGAAGCTTGGGGAGCTTCTTCAGGAGCAACAAGAGCCATTCCTGCTCGATGTATACCTTCTTGAAAGAGGGTATCCCTCCTCCACtcgaaggaaaggaagaaaacatCACTACTCTGTAACTGCTACCAGTGGTTGCTACCCCTGTTCCTGCCCCCGCAATATTTCCGATAGGAACTTGAAGACGTTCCCCACCACCACCAGTGGTTATGGTTTGAAATTGAATACGCCAATAAGAGTCGTAAGGAATCTAAGCATCCCACGCAATATCCATCCCAGGGTTCCGACCACCCTACGTAACATTAACAAGCTTCTTTCTGTCTCCACTAGTCACCGGAAAACAACCAAGTCTCACCACTTCCGAGCTTGTCACGACGATGGAAGGGTTGGGATAGATGCAGTTGCTCCTTCTGAGTTGGAGGAAACAATCCATCATTCTCAGGCTGCGGAATTGGGTCGGGTTTCCTCATatatcaccaccaccaccaccaccaccaccaccgtgtTTGATTCCTGTTCCGACAGAGATAAACATCATCAAGAAGAAGTGTCTGCGTCTGTATCTGTGTCCCCCTCCTCAAACCAGCAGGATCACGTCCGTTCTTCTTCTGCTCACCATTCGCAAGCCTCGAAATTTTGGAATCTGAACCAACAAGAG ATTGCCACAGACAAGGAATATCAATGGGGATGCATTGAAGACTGTAATAAGCAACTGAGCCCTGTGTCGGTGCTAGAAGAAGTATCAGTACCACCCCCTGTTTCTTCGCTCTATATCCATC TTGTCAACCGGCAAAAACCATGGGAAAAACCAAAAACAGATGGTTTGCGCCccagaggaagaagaacaatAACAACCTTCACACGCAGAGAGGAAGACCAGGAGGAGAAAAAGGCTGCATCGACTCCAATTCCCAATCAACTCAACAACTTCAGAGTTACAGAAGACTCCATACTCTCAGCTTCCCTGTGGGAGCTACTGTTGCAGCGCTCACTGGCACAGAAACGGGGTTCAGGTGGAACAGAAGCAGTACTAAGGGAGTTTCTGGGGTCCGAGGGTTTAgattcttcttctcattctcattctcaGTACGTGAAGACCAAGAGGCTATTGCAGCAAACTAGGCAGCTTCTTTTCGACTGCGTGAGGGAGGCCGTTGAGAAGTACCGAACTGGAagtggaaggaggaggaggaggaggtgccATGGTGGTCTTAATCGATTCGTAGGACCTGAGGAGCTCGGGAGGATCATCTGTGAAGAGATCCTCGTGTGGGGGAAACAATCAGTAGATATAGCGAACGTTAACCAGCTGATTGAAGCTGATGTCTCGGAAACGATGGAGGAAGAAGGGTGGAGTGGTTTTTTGAACCCACATAGTCATAGTATCGGGAATGAGATTGGATTGGGGATTGCAGATGCCATCATGGGGGAGATGAGCAATGAGATTGTTAGTGACATGATTCACATCTCTGCATTTAATACCCATAAAAGCAAATTGAAaacctcttcttcttgttcctgTTGA
- the LOC122077181 gene encoding uncharacterized protein LOC122077181 isoform X2 yields MASSSSVAKPGGTDESNRKLGELLQEQQEPFLLDVYLLERGYPSSTRRKGRKHHYSVTATSGCYPCSCPRNISDRNLKTFPTTTSGYGLKLNTPIRVVRNLSIPRNIHPRVPTTLRNINKLLSVSTSHRKTTKSHHFRACHDDGRVGIDAVAPSELEETIHHSQAAELGRVSSYITTTTTTTTTVFDSCSDRDKHHQEEVSASVSVSPSSNQQDHVRSSSAHHSQASKFWNLNQQEIATDKEYQWGCIEDCNKQLSPVSVLEEVSVPPPVSSLYIHHGLRPRGRRTITTFTRREEDQEEKKAASTPIPNQLNNFRVTEDSILSASLWELLLQRSLAQKRGSGGTEAVLREFLGSEGLDSSSHSHSQYVKTKRLLQQTRQLLFDCVREAVEKYRTGSGRRRRRRCHGGLNRFVGPEELGRIICEEILVWGKQSVDIANVNQLIEADVSETMEEEGWSGFLNPHSHSIGNEIGLGIADAIMGEMSNEIVSDMIHISAFNTHKSKLKTSSSCSC; encoded by the exons ATGGCTTCCTCCTCCTCTGTTGCTAAACCAGGAGGCACCGATGAGTCTAATAGGAAGCTTGGGGAGCTTCTTCAGGAGCAACAAGAGCCATTCCTGCTCGATGTATACCTTCTTGAAAGAGGGTATCCCTCCTCCACtcgaaggaaaggaagaaaacatCACTACTCTGTAACTGCTACCAGTGGTTGCTACCCCTGTTCCTGCCCCCGCAATATTTCCGATAGGAACTTGAAGACGTTCCCCACCACCACCAGTGGTTATGGTTTGAAATTGAATACGCCAATAAGAGTCGTAAGGAATCTAAGCATCCCACGCAATATCCATCCCAGGGTTCCGACCACCCTACGTAACATTAACAAGCTTCTTTCTGTCTCCACTAGTCACCGGAAAACAACCAAGTCTCACCACTTCCGAGCTTGTCACGACGATGGAAGGGTTGGGATAGATGCAGTTGCTCCTTCTGAGTTGGAGGAAACAATCCATCATTCTCAGGCTGCGGAATTGGGTCGGGTTTCCTCATatatcaccaccaccaccaccaccaccaccaccgtgtTTGATTCCTGTTCCGACAGAGATAAACATCATCAAGAAGAAGTGTCTGCGTCTGTATCTGTGTCCCCCTCCTCAAACCAGCAGGATCACGTCCGTTCTTCTTCTGCTCACCATTCGCAAGCCTCGAAATTTTGGAATCTGAACCAACAAGAG ATTGCCACAGACAAGGAATATCAATGGGGATGCATTGAAGACTGTAATAAGCAACTGAGCCCTGTGTCGGTGCTAGAAGAAGTATCAGTACCACCCCCTGTTTCTTCGCTCTATATCCATC ATGGTTTGCGCCccagaggaagaagaacaatAACAACCTTCACACGCAGAGAGGAAGACCAGGAGGAGAAAAAGGCTGCATCGACTCCAATTCCCAATCAACTCAACAACTTCAGAGTTACAGAAGACTCCATACTCTCAGCTTCCCTGTGGGAGCTACTGTTGCAGCGCTCACTGGCACAGAAACGGGGTTCAGGTGGAACAGAAGCAGTACTAAGGGAGTTTCTGGGGTCCGAGGGTTTAgattcttcttctcattctcattctcaGTACGTGAAGACCAAGAGGCTATTGCAGCAAACTAGGCAGCTTCTTTTCGACTGCGTGAGGGAGGCCGTTGAGAAGTACCGAACTGGAagtggaaggaggaggaggaggaggtgccATGGTGGTCTTAATCGATTCGTAGGACCTGAGGAGCTCGGGAGGATCATCTGTGAAGAGATCCTCGTGTGGGGGAAACAATCAGTAGATATAGCGAACGTTAACCAGCTGATTGAAGCTGATGTCTCGGAAACGATGGAGGAAGAAGGGTGGAGTGGTTTTTTGAACCCACATAGTCATAGTATCGGGAATGAGATTGGATTGGGGATTGCAGATGCCATCATGGGGGAGATGAGCAATGAGATTGTTAGTGACATGATTCACATCTCTGCATTTAATACCCATAAAAGCAAATTGAAaacctcttcttcttgttcctgTTGA